Proteins from a genomic interval of Alosa alosa isolate M-15738 ecotype Scorff River chromosome 8, AALO_Geno_1.1, whole genome shotgun sequence:
- the prpf39 gene encoding pre-mRNA-processing factor 39 isoform X2, with protein sequence MEDTDLHLSEPMTGMLDTNAPENGDSPPMQGSGDAFLPDLQAADWTMSNNTAPQMDQYQLENTHLFPVDGLAQEGTGSAPGSDGSDQDEQKSDHQGNETAQSETAASGDQNMEKPAEPAPTSEAGSPSNMELEDAGKEGGEEEEDSAMVLTDAAPEEPALPTEYDRLSKVVEENPDDFNGWVYLLQYVEQENHLPAARKAFDDFFLHYPYCYGYWKKYADIEKKNGEVQVADEVYRRGLQAIPLSVDLWLHYISFLKENQDNTDGEAESRIRATYEHAVLAAGTDFRSDRLWEAYVNWETEQEKLANVTAVYDRILGIPTQLYSQHFQRFKEHVQNNNPKHFLSEEEFVQLRVELAAAAKASNASNEDEDGDGETPSETPSEELPPGTEDLPDPAKRVTEIENMRHKVIETRQEIFNHNEHEVSKRWTFEEGIKRPYFHVKALEKTQLANWREYLDFELENGTPERVVVLFERCLIACALYEEFWIKYAKYLEGYSMEGVRHVYKKACTIHLPKKPTIHLLWAAFEEQQGNIEEARRILKALEEAMPGLAMVKLRRVSLERRHGNLDEAEALLRDAMQNGNNTGETSFYAVKLARQLMKVQRSLGKAKKVLLEAIEKDQTCPKLYLNLLELEYSGDVQQNEADIVACFDRALSSSMPLESRITFSQRKVEFLEDFGSDINVLVAAYDEHQKLLKENDSTKRKAENGSQGPDSKRQRTDDSAAGQMMPAGNDQAYNYNWYQYNYQNSWGQYNQYAGYNQYYPPPPT encoded by the exons ATGGAAGATACTG ATCTACATCTATCAGAGCCcatgacgggaatgttggacaCAAACGCTCCTGAGAACGGAGACTCTCCACCCATGCAGGGCTCTGGAGACGCCTTTCTTCCAGACCTCCAGGCTGCCGACTGGACCATGTCCAACAACACTGCACCACAAATGGATCAGTACCAGCTGGAGAACACACATTTGTTCCCCGTGGATGGGTTGGCACAGGAAGGAACAGGTTCTGCACCAGGGAGTGATGGATCAGATCAAGATGAGCAGAAATCTGACCACCAGGGCAATGAAACCGCGCAGTCAGAGACCGCCGCCTCAGGTGACCAGAACATGGAGAAGCCAGCGGAGCCCGCGCCAACGTCAGAGGCAGGCAGTCCGTCAAACATGGAGCTGGAGGATGCTGGGAAggaaggaggtgaggaggaggaagactcAGCGATGGTCCTAACAGATGCCGCTCCAGAAGAGCCGGCCCTCCCCACAGAGTACGATAGACTCAGCAAAGTGGTGGAGGAGAACCCTGACGACTTCAACGGCTGGGTTTACCTGTTGCAGTATGTTGAGCAAGAG AACCACCTGCCAGCAGCGAGGAAAGCCTTTGATGACTTCTTCCTACACTACCCATACTGCTATGGTTACTGGAAGAAATATGCAGACATAGAGAAGAAGAATGGCGAGGTCCAGGTAGCAGACGAG GTGTACAGACGGGGTCTGCAGGCCATCCCTCTGAGCGTAGACCTTTGGCTCCATTACATATCCTTCCTGAAGGAGAACCAGGACAATACTGATGGCGAAGCAGAGAGTCGAATCAGAGC TACCTATGAGCATGCTGTGCTTGCCGCGGGGACAGACTTCCGCTCCGACCGCCTGTGGGAGGCCTACGTCAACTGGGAGACGGAGCAGGAGAAGCTGGCCAACGTCACGGCCGTGTACGACCGCATCCTGGGCATCCCCACCCAGCTCTACTCCCAGCACTTTCAGAG GTTTAAAGAGCATGTGCAGAACAACAACCCCAAGCACTTCCTGTCTGAGGAAGAGTTTGTGCAGCTGAGGGTGGAGCTGGCTGCCGCCGCCAAAGCGTCAAACGCGTCAAACGAAGACGAAGACGGAGATGGAGAGACACCCAGTGAGACGCCCAGCGAGGAGCTCCCCCCCGGAACAGAGGACCTTCCCGACCCCGCCAAG CGTGTGACCGAGATCGAGAACATGCGGCACAAGGTGATCGAGACGCGGCAGGAGATTTTCAACCACAACGAGCACGAAGTCAGCAAGCGATGGACCTTCGAAGAAGGG ATTAAGCGGCCATACTTTCACGTGAAGGCTTTGGAGAAGACCCAGCTTGCAAACTGGCGGGAGTACCTGGACTTTGAGCTGGAGAATGGGACTCCGGAGAGGGTGGTGGTTCTGTTTGAGCGCTGCCTGATCGCCTGTGCCCTCTACGAGGAGTTCTGGATCAAG TACGCAAAGTATTTAGAGGGCTACAGCATGGAGGGAGTGCGGCACGTGTACAAGAAGGCGTGCACCATCCACCTCCCCAAGAAGCCTACCATCCATCTCCTGTGGGCAGCATTTGAGGAGCAACAAG GGAATATAGAGGAGGCTCGTCGCATCCTGAAGGCCCTGGAGGAGGCGATGCCGGGTCTCGCAATGGTGAAGCTGCGCCGCGTCAGCCTGGAGCGTCGCCACGGCAACCTGGACGAGGCGGAAGCGCTGCTCCGCGACGCCATGCAAAACGGGAACAACACGGGCGAGACGTCGTTCTACGCGGTGAAGTTGGCGCGCCAACTGATGAAGGTGCAAAGGAGTCTGGGAAAAGCCAAGAAGGTGCTCCTGGAGGCCATCGAGAAAGACCAG acGTGTCCAAAGCTGTATCTGAATCTGCTGGAGCTGGAGTACAGCGGGGATGTGCAGCAGAACGAGGCGGACATCGTGGCCTGCTTTGACCGCGCCCTGAGCAGCTCCATGCCTCTGGAGTCGCGCATCACCTTCTCCCAGCGCAAGGTGGAGTTCCTGGAGGACTTTGGCAGTGATATTAACGT TCTTGTAGCGGCATATGACGAGCATCAGAAGCTTCTAAAAGAGAATGACTCCACAAAGAGGAAAGCGGAGAATGG
- the prpf39 gene encoding pre-mRNA-processing factor 39 isoform X1, protein MEDTDLHLSEPMTGMLDTNAPENGDSPPMQGSGDAFLPDLQAADWTMSNNTAPQMDQYQLENTHLFPVDGLAQEGTGSAPGSDGSDQDEQKSDHQGNETAQSETAASGDQNMEKPAEPAPTSEAGSPSNMELEDAGKEGGEEEEDSAMVLTDAAPEEPALPTEYDRLSKVVEENPDDFNGWVYLLQYVEQENHLPAARKAFDDFFLHYPYCYGYWKKYADIEKKNGEVQVADEVYRRGLQAIPLSVDLWLHYISFLKENQDNTDGEAESRIRATYEHAVLAAGTDFRSDRLWEAYVNWETEQEKLANVTAVYDRILGIPTQLYSQHFQRFKEHVQNNNPKHFLSEEEFVQLRVELAAAAKASNASNEDEDGDGETPSETPSEELPPGTEDLPDPAKRVTEIENMRHKVIETRQEIFNHNEHEVSKRWTFEEGIKRPYFHVKALEKTQLANWREYLDFELENGTPERVVVLFERCLIACALYEEFWIKYAKYLEGYSMEGVRHVYKKACTIHLPKKPTIHLLWAAFEEQQGNIEEARRILKALEEAMPGLAMVKLRRVSLERRHGNLDEAEALLRDAMQNGNNTGETSFYAVKLARQLMKVQRSLGKAKKVLLEAIEKDQTCPKLYLNLLELEYSGDVQQNEADIVACFDRALSSSMPLESRITFSQRKVEFLEDFGSDINVLVAAYDEHQKLLKENDSTKRKAENGSQGPDSKRQRTDDSAAGQMMPAGNDQAYNYNWYQQYNYQNSWGQYNQYAGYNQYYPPPPT, encoded by the exons ATGGAAGATACTG ATCTACATCTATCAGAGCCcatgacgggaatgttggacaCAAACGCTCCTGAGAACGGAGACTCTCCACCCATGCAGGGCTCTGGAGACGCCTTTCTTCCAGACCTCCAGGCTGCCGACTGGACCATGTCCAACAACACTGCACCACAAATGGATCAGTACCAGCTGGAGAACACACATTTGTTCCCCGTGGATGGGTTGGCACAGGAAGGAACAGGTTCTGCACCAGGGAGTGATGGATCAGATCAAGATGAGCAGAAATCTGACCACCAGGGCAATGAAACCGCGCAGTCAGAGACCGCCGCCTCAGGTGACCAGAACATGGAGAAGCCAGCGGAGCCCGCGCCAACGTCAGAGGCAGGCAGTCCGTCAAACATGGAGCTGGAGGATGCTGGGAAggaaggaggtgaggaggaggaagactcAGCGATGGTCCTAACAGATGCCGCTCCAGAAGAGCCGGCCCTCCCCACAGAGTACGATAGACTCAGCAAAGTGGTGGAGGAGAACCCTGACGACTTCAACGGCTGGGTTTACCTGTTGCAGTATGTTGAGCAAGAG AACCACCTGCCAGCAGCGAGGAAAGCCTTTGATGACTTCTTCCTACACTACCCATACTGCTATGGTTACTGGAAGAAATATGCAGACATAGAGAAGAAGAATGGCGAGGTCCAGGTAGCAGACGAG GTGTACAGACGGGGTCTGCAGGCCATCCCTCTGAGCGTAGACCTTTGGCTCCATTACATATCCTTCCTGAAGGAGAACCAGGACAATACTGATGGCGAAGCAGAGAGTCGAATCAGAGC TACCTATGAGCATGCTGTGCTTGCCGCGGGGACAGACTTCCGCTCCGACCGCCTGTGGGAGGCCTACGTCAACTGGGAGACGGAGCAGGAGAAGCTGGCCAACGTCACGGCCGTGTACGACCGCATCCTGGGCATCCCCACCCAGCTCTACTCCCAGCACTTTCAGAG GTTTAAAGAGCATGTGCAGAACAACAACCCCAAGCACTTCCTGTCTGAGGAAGAGTTTGTGCAGCTGAGGGTGGAGCTGGCTGCCGCCGCCAAAGCGTCAAACGCGTCAAACGAAGACGAAGACGGAGATGGAGAGACACCCAGTGAGACGCCCAGCGAGGAGCTCCCCCCCGGAACAGAGGACCTTCCCGACCCCGCCAAG CGTGTGACCGAGATCGAGAACATGCGGCACAAGGTGATCGAGACGCGGCAGGAGATTTTCAACCACAACGAGCACGAAGTCAGCAAGCGATGGACCTTCGAAGAAGGG ATTAAGCGGCCATACTTTCACGTGAAGGCTTTGGAGAAGACCCAGCTTGCAAACTGGCGGGAGTACCTGGACTTTGAGCTGGAGAATGGGACTCCGGAGAGGGTGGTGGTTCTGTTTGAGCGCTGCCTGATCGCCTGTGCCCTCTACGAGGAGTTCTGGATCAAG TACGCAAAGTATTTAGAGGGCTACAGCATGGAGGGAGTGCGGCACGTGTACAAGAAGGCGTGCACCATCCACCTCCCCAAGAAGCCTACCATCCATCTCCTGTGGGCAGCATTTGAGGAGCAACAAG GGAATATAGAGGAGGCTCGTCGCATCCTGAAGGCCCTGGAGGAGGCGATGCCGGGTCTCGCAATGGTGAAGCTGCGCCGCGTCAGCCTGGAGCGTCGCCACGGCAACCTGGACGAGGCGGAAGCGCTGCTCCGCGACGCCATGCAAAACGGGAACAACACGGGCGAGACGTCGTTCTACGCGGTGAAGTTGGCGCGCCAACTGATGAAGGTGCAAAGGAGTCTGGGAAAAGCCAAGAAGGTGCTCCTGGAGGCCATCGAGAAAGACCAG acGTGTCCAAAGCTGTATCTGAATCTGCTGGAGCTGGAGTACAGCGGGGATGTGCAGCAGAACGAGGCGGACATCGTGGCCTGCTTTGACCGCGCCCTGAGCAGCTCCATGCCTCTGGAGTCGCGCATCACCTTCTCCCAGCGCAAGGTGGAGTTCCTGGAGGACTTTGGCAGTGATATTAACGT TCTTGTAGCGGCATATGACGAGCATCAGAAGCTTCTAAAAGAGAATGACTCCACAAAGAGGAAAGCGGAGAATGG
- the arf6a gene encoding ADP-ribosylation factor 6a has translation MGKMLSKIFGNKEMRILMLGLDAAGKTTILYKLKLGQSVTTIPTVGFNVETVTYKNVKFNVWDVGGQDKIRPLWRHYYTGTQGLIFVVDCADRDRIDEARQELHRIINDREMRDAIILIFANKQDLPDAMKPHEIQEKLGLTRIRDRNWYVQPSCATTGDGLYEGLTWLTSNYKS, from the coding sequence ATGGGGAAAATGCTCTCAAAAATCTTTGGCAACAAGGAGATGAGAATATTGATGCTTGGACTTGATGCCGCTGGCAAGACCACCATTCTGTACAAACTGAAACTGGGACAGTCTGTCACCACCATTCCCACGGTTGGCTTTAACGTGGAGACCGTCACCTACAAGAACGTCAAGTTCAATGTGTGGGATGTGGGTGGCCAGGACAAGATCCGGCCGCTGTGGCGGCACTACTACACCGGCACACAGGGGCTCATCTTCGTGGTGGACTGTGCGGACAGGGACCGGATAGACGAGGCGCGCCAGGAGCTGCACCGCATCATCAACGACCGGGAGATGCGCGACGCCATCATCCTGATCTTCGCCAACAAGCAAGACCTGCCTGACGCCATGAAGCCGCATGAGATCCAGGAGAAGCTGGGCCTCACCCGCATCCGAGATAGGAATTGGTATGTTCAGCCCTCCTGCGCCACGACTGGGGACGGACTCTACGAAGGCCTCACCTGGCTCACGTCAAACTACAAATCTTAA